A window of the Ostrea edulis chromosome 1, xbOstEdul1.1, whole genome shotgun sequence genome harbors these coding sequences:
- the LOC130051293 gene encoding ras-related protein Ral-A-like, producing the protein MTKDKLCDSSLEEGTSPSYLLSCVKSSFAFPDYPEINPKVFRMGRLSISAPHSRSCSMRKVKRDHNVHEMDRKRRNSLPPDYSDIACAYLSSDIQSTCVNSQETFQRVRSFKMTSKGLINHGDSLRNKNRSKCASRNGSLTDNRRQRMWSENSDDTRSSLSSCSSGYYRVVILGTPSVGKTALMNQFMTSEYTGGLDLGTDENDSMNVSVLLDGEESSLEFLDTHLDQDIVCGSFFDAFVFVYSVDDVTSFKTVDDAMYHLRHDLGSDRPFILVANKIDLVRNRKITPEEGRKIANRHDAKYIETSVTLHHHVDELLVGILRQIWIKLNVILPEPTPNKNKKGPKELLRKIFRFRKNEDPIENVFE; encoded by the exons ATGACAAAAGATAAACTTTGCGATTCGTCTTTAGAAGAAGGGACTTCTCCGTCATATTTACTATCTTGTGTTAAATCTTCCTTCGCTTTCCCAGATTATCCGGAAATAAATCCCAAAGTTTTCCGCATGGGTCGCCTCTCAATTTCAGCACCCCATTCACGTTCCTGTTCCATGAGGAAAGTTAAACGTGACCACAATGTACATGAAATGGACAGAAAAAGAAGAAACAGTCTTCCTCCGGACTACTCAGATATCGCCTGCGCCTACCTTTCATCAGACATTCAGTCTACATGTGTGAATTCTCAAGAGACCTTCCAACGTGTAAGATCATTTAAAATGACCTCAAAAGGACTCATAAATCACGGAGATTCTCtgagaaataaaaacagatcCAAGTGTGCTTCTAGAAATGGTTCTCTAACAGACAACCGAAGACAGCGGATGTGGAGTGAGAACTCGGATGACACGCGCAGTTCCCTGTCAAGTTGCTCTAGTGGCTACTATCGTGTTGTGATCCTGGGGACCCCTAGTGTTGGAAAGACCGCCCTAATGAATCAGTTCATGACTTCAGAATACACTGGGGGACTCGATCTTGGAACAG ATGAAAATGACTCGATGAATGTGTCGGTGTTGCTTGACGGCGAGGAATCCTCTTTAGAATTCCTAGATAcccatcttgatcag GACATTGTCTGTGGAAGTTTCTTCGACGCCTTCGTATTTGTATACTCCGTGGACGATGTGACATCATTTAAGACTGTTGATGATGCTATGTACCATCTACGTCATGATCTGGGTTCCGACCGGCCCTTCATACTTGTTGCCAACAAAATCGATCTCGTACGAAACAGGAAAATCACGCCTGAAG AGGGTAGAAAGATCGCCAATCGACATGATGCTAAATATATCGAGACATCGGTGACACTCCATCATCACGTGGATGAGCTCTTGGTGGGAATTTTACGTCAGATATGGATTAAATTAAACGTCATACTCCCGGAACCTACACCTAATAAGAACAAAAAAGGACCGAAAGAACTTTTGAGGAAGATATTTAGATTTAGAAAAAACGAAGATCCCATCGAAAATGTCTTCGAATAA